Proteins encoded together in one Candidatus Sulfotelmatobacter sp. window:
- a CDS encoding prolyl oligopeptidase family serine peptidase: MTALRARLRSIALRRGGSPLPTGYPFNVRAIRERQEASRRVLPACAQILSFDGGGVHEVAYHETDAYVVTRRFLADPERSCAAVRSLAAAKVRPMRIAGLVLMVVALGVAYPATPRDDVRETFFGTTVADPYRWLEAVHAPRVRAWVARQDALTEATLASVPLRDTLRATTRRLFSMPSRSLPQRGGPIAVVARTDGSGRRAVLVATGAHGDRVVLDPNVGWDPAVTLADWKLAPDGTHVAYATKRAGLGLVRWHVRSLATGRDLADLVVGTPDWAPIGWSTDGRGFYYGGYASEAARAPGEPIGRGYTVRFHRLGGDQRDDRVVYALPQRPTWLPYAQESDDGRYVILGAIDGGGGNLVAVRDAHDPRGAIRTIRQLSPSVYSYVTSDGPIAYFFTNAGAPRGKLVAIDLRQPAHQWDVIPQSSRTLEDVSAAGDQFLARYLHDVRSEIIAFDRHGARLRALPTPGIGTVANVAADPSHASAYYDFSSPTTPPSVFAYDSRDGRTHLVGRQRAVFDAAQFVTEELFARSADGTRVPVFVAHRRGLRLDGSHPTMLTGYGGFGDSYRPEWWTPNEAWIAAGGTLAIACVRGGGEYGQAWHRAGMLGNKQHAFDDLAAAARLLVARGYATRKTLGLYGYSGGGLLVGVTEVQHPDLFGAVVEAAGPVDVLRGETYGSEAIWTTEVGSPTKSAREFAWLYRYAPLVAIRQGTRYPATLVMTSENDERVSPAHAYKFAATLQRAQGGDAPILLDAVRGTGHVGGGTLAAQIAPIVDADTFLLAHLRTSAAD; the protein is encoded by the coding sequence GTGACGGCCCTGCGCGCTCGGCTTCGCTCGATCGCGCTGCGCCGTGGCGGGTCGCCGCTGCCGACGGGCTATCCGTTCAACGTGCGCGCGATCCGTGAACGGCAAGAGGCATCGCGACGGGTTCTTCCTGCGTGCGCGCAGATTCTCTCGTTCGACGGCGGCGGCGTCCATGAAGTCGCTTATCACGAGACGGACGCGTACGTCGTTACACGGCGGTTCCTGGCCGACCCCGAGCGAAGCTGCGCGGCGGTGCGGTCGTTGGCGGCGGCGAAGGTGCGGCCCATGCGGATCGCGGGACTGGTCCTGATGGTGGTGGCGCTGGGTGTCGCGTACCCGGCAACGCCCAGAGACGACGTGCGGGAGACCTTCTTCGGAACGACGGTCGCCGACCCGTATCGGTGGCTCGAGGCAGTGCACGCCCCGCGCGTGCGTGCTTGGGTCGCGCGGCAGGATGCGCTGACCGAAGCGACGCTCGCGAGCGTACCGCTGCGCGACACGCTCCGCGCGACGACACGACGCCTGTTCTCGATGCCCAGCCGGAGCTTGCCGCAGCGGGGCGGTCCGATCGCGGTCGTCGCGCGAACCGACGGCAGCGGGCGACGAGCCGTGCTCGTCGCGACCGGAGCGCACGGCGATCGGGTCGTGCTCGATCCGAACGTCGGCTGGGATCCGGCCGTCACGCTGGCCGACTGGAAGCTCGCGCCGGACGGAACGCACGTCGCCTACGCGACGAAGCGCGCCGGCCTGGGGTTGGTGCGCTGGCACGTCCGCTCGCTCGCGACCGGACGCGACTTGGCGGATCTGGTCGTCGGAACGCCCGATTGGGCCCCGATCGGGTGGAGCACGGATGGTCGCGGGTTCTATTACGGCGGCTACGCGAGCGAGGCGGCACGGGCGCCCGGCGAGCCGATCGGCCGGGGCTACACCGTGCGCTTCCACCGGCTCGGTGGCGATCAGCGCGACGACCGCGTCGTGTACGCGTTGCCGCAGCGCCCGACGTGGCTCCCCTACGCGCAGGAGAGCGACGACGGGCGCTATGTGATCCTCGGGGCGATCGACGGCGGCGGCGGGAATCTCGTCGCCGTGCGCGACGCGCACGACCCGCGTGGTGCGATCCGCACGATCCGGCAGCTGTCCCCGTCGGTGTACTCATATGTCACGAGCGACGGACCGATCGCGTATTTCTTCACTAATGCGGGCGCACCGCGCGGCAAGCTCGTCGCGATCGATCTTCGCCAACCCGCGCATCAGTGGGACGTGATCCCCCAGAGCTCGCGAACGCTGGAAGACGTTAGCGCCGCCGGCGACCAGTTCCTCGCACGGTACCTGCACGACGTGCGCTCCGAGATCATCGCCTTCGACCGTCACGGCGCGCGGCTGCGCGCGTTACCGACGCCCGGCATCGGAACGGTCGCGAACGTCGCCGCGGACCCGTCGCACGCGAGCGCGTACTACGACTTCTCGAGCCCGACGACCCCGCCCAGCGTCTTCGCGTACGACAGCCGGGACGGCCGCACGCATTTGGTCGGCCGGCAGCGCGCCGTGTTCGATGCCGCGCAGTTCGTCACGGAGGAGCTCTTCGCACGCTCCGCCGACGGGACGCGCGTTCCCGTCTTCGTCGCGCACCGGCGCGGTCTGCGGCTCGACGGCTCACATCCGACGATGCTGACCGGCTACGGCGGTTTCGGCGACAGCTACCGGCCGGAGTGGTGGACGCCGAACGAAGCGTGGATCGCCGCCGGCGGCACGCTCGCCATCGCGTGCGTGCGCGGCGGCGGCGAGTACGGGCAGGCCTGGCACCGCGCGGGGATGCTCGGCAACAAGCAGCACGCCTTCGACGATCTCGCCGCGGCGGCGCGCCTCCTGGTCGCGCGCGGCTACGCCACGCGGAAAACTTTGGGCTTGTACGGCTACTCCGGCGGTGGCTTGCTGGTCGGCGTCACCGAAGTGCAGCATCCCGACCTGTTCGGGGCCGTCGTCGAGGCGGCCGGGCCGGTCGACGTCCTGCGCGGCGAGACGTACGGCAGCGAAGCGATCTGGACGACCGAGGTCGGCTCGCCGACCAAGAGCGCGCGCGAGTTCGCGTGGCTCTACCGGTACGCGCCGCTCGTCGCCATTCGTCAAGGAACGCGCTACCCGGCGACGCTCGTGATGACCTCGGAGAACGACGAGCGCGTATCACCTGCGCATGCCTACAAGTTCGCGGCGACGTTGCAACGGGCGCAAGGCGGCGACGCACCGATCCTCCTGGACGCCGTGCGCGGAACCGGTCACGTCGGCGGCGGCACGCTGGCCGCGCAGATCGCGCCGATCGTCGACGCCGACACGTTCCTCCTCGCGCACCTCCGAACGTCGGCGGCGGATTGA
- a CDS encoding GNAT family N-acetyltransferase, translated as MLPDPLITPRLRCERFTDEHVPELAILDTDERVQATIFGHTFALEETRARVARRVETWNVHGCGDYVVRLPSGEFVGCAGVFPAAAEPGAVNVGYALRPEYWGRGYASELCAAVAQAVAASRPTAIRAVVLESNLASRRVLEKSGFQLVGPNPDDPETLLYRYPL; from the coding sequence ATGCTTCCGGATCCCTTGATCACCCCACGGCTGCGGTGCGAGCGGTTCACCGACGAGCACGTCCCCGAGCTGGCGATCCTCGATACCGACGAGCGCGTGCAGGCGACGATCTTCGGGCACACGTTTGCGCTGGAAGAGACGCGCGCTCGGGTCGCGCGGCGCGTCGAGACGTGGAACGTCCATGGTTGCGGCGACTACGTGGTTCGGTTGCCCAGCGGCGAGTTCGTCGGGTGCGCCGGCGTGTTCCCGGCCGCGGCCGAACCCGGCGCCGTCAACGTCGGCTACGCGCTGCGGCCCGAGTACTGGGGACGCGGCTACGCGAGTGAACTCTGCGCCGCCGTCGCGCAGGCCGTCGCCGCCTCGCGGCCGACCGCGATCCGCGCGGTCGTGCTCGAGTCGAACCTCGCCTCGCGCCGCGTGCTCGAGAAGTCGGGCTTTCAGCTCGTCGGACCGAACCCGGACGATCCCGAGACGCTGCTGTACCGCTATCCGCTCTAG
- a CDS encoding PDZ domain-containing protein gives MKPATWRAMLLTLCAVGILLAVGALVDQTGMRGLPARYGVWGAYFDGSAAPYHMTLRGVDPGGPADRSGLHEGDLIDLRASSLLERLSLMGQPQADRPVTLRVERGSARSDVVIVPKSLVLSRFWNLAIWEVASLWLLFFAALIAWRRPYVDSNLLLSAVLACTGIGVSARPLFFGFPWASAYVALSIAGQALPLSIALWAALASRFARPLSPARRGALALCYALVAVAVVTGDGTPDLSSGIAPLIATLTLWFDPTLFLGPLWIIPMEAAVLMALLGSAMAIAAGRGVDRQRAVWLLAPLAVLDGVRGVSTLSFHFLSYSALLVTGEFYSIVAVVTPLVLTYVALNRRLIDLGFVVNRTVVFAIISTIVVGAFVLVEWAVGAWLVNASHTTSAVVAMVVALALGFSLRSIHKYVDRVVDTVLFRKRHDDELALRRFAHESAYITDAGILLERALETVRERTAADVVEIFVRSGSARYVSTAKGDGLDVSENDPVLIALAAWNKPVALHGIAGSALCGELAFPMISRGRLVGALICGAKRDGDVYAPDESDALLALAHGVADALDVLDAKGARFADPELVEIRQSIRALSEATSALPDAIAARVRAGSA, from the coding sequence GTGAAACCCGCGACGTGGCGCGCGATGCTTTTGACGCTCTGCGCGGTTGGGATACTCCTCGCCGTTGGGGCCTTGGTGGACCAGACGGGGATGCGCGGCTTGCCGGCGCGATACGGCGTCTGGGGCGCCTACTTCGATGGATCGGCGGCGCCATACCATATGACGCTTCGCGGCGTCGATCCGGGCGGACCGGCCGATCGCAGCGGGCTGCACGAGGGCGACCTCATCGACCTGCGCGCCTCCTCGCTGCTCGAGCGCCTTTCGCTGATGGGGCAGCCGCAAGCCGATCGACCGGTGACGTTGCGGGTAGAGCGCGGGTCGGCACGCTCGGACGTGGTTATCGTTCCGAAATCGCTCGTCTTATCGCGGTTTTGGAATTTGGCCATCTGGGAGGTCGCCAGCCTCTGGCTGCTGTTCTTTGCGGCGTTGATCGCTTGGCGGCGACCGTACGTCGACAGCAATCTCTTACTCTCGGCTGTCTTGGCATGTACGGGGATCGGCGTTAGCGCACGACCGCTATTTTTCGGATTTCCGTGGGCTTCGGCCTACGTCGCGCTCAGCATCGCAGGTCAAGCTCTCCCGTTGTCGATCGCCCTGTGGGCCGCGCTCGCAAGCCGATTCGCGCGTCCCCTCTCGCCGGCCAGGCGCGGTGCGCTCGCCCTCTGCTACGCGCTGGTCGCCGTCGCCGTCGTTACCGGCGACGGCACACCCGATCTGAGCAGCGGGATCGCTCCGCTGATTGCCACGCTCACGCTATGGTTCGATCCGACGCTGTTTCTTGGACCGCTTTGGATCATCCCCATGGAGGCAGCCGTCCTGATGGCACTGCTGGGCAGCGCCATGGCGATCGCGGCCGGACGGGGCGTCGATCGCCAACGCGCGGTGTGGCTGCTGGCCCCCCTTGCGGTCTTGGACGGCGTTCGCGGGGTGAGCACGCTGTCGTTTCACTTCCTGTCGTATTCGGCGCTGCTCGTCACGGGAGAGTTCTACAGCATCGTCGCGGTCGTCACGCCGCTCGTGCTCACCTACGTTGCGCTGAATCGGCGACTCATCGATCTCGGATTCGTCGTCAACCGCACGGTCGTTTTCGCCATCATTTCGACGATCGTGGTCGGCGCATTCGTGCTGGTGGAATGGGCCGTCGGCGCATGGCTCGTCAACGCGAGCCACACGACGAGCGCCGTGGTCGCCATGGTCGTTGCGTTAGCGCTCGGGTTTTCGCTGCGCTCGATCCACAAGTACGTCGATCGCGTCGTCGACACCGTGCTCTTTCGCAAGCGTCACGACGATGAATTGGCGCTGCGTCGGTTCGCACACGAGTCGGCATACATTACCGACGCTGGGATTCTGCTGGAACGCGCGCTAGAGACGGTGCGCGAGCGCACCGCCGCCGACGTTGTCGAGATTTTCGTTCGCAGCGGATCGGCGCGGTACGTCTCGACCGCCAAGGGCGACGGTCTCGACGTCAGCGAGAATGACCCCGTTCTCATCGCCTTGGCCGCATGGAACAAGCCGGTCGCTCTGCACGGGATCGCCGGGTCCGCGCTGTGCGGTGAGTTGGCGTTTCCGATGATTTCGCGCGGCCGGCTCGTGGGCGCGCTCATCTGCGGAGCCAAGCGCGACGGCGATGTCTATGCGCCGGATGAATCCGATGCGTTACTCGCGCTCGCGCATGGCGTCGCCGATGCGCTCGACGTGCTGGATGCGAAGGGCGCCCGCTTCGCCGACCCGGAACTCGTGGAGATTCGTCAGTCGATACGCGCGCTGTCCGAGGCGACGTCGGCCTTGCCTGATGCCATCGCCGCGCGGGTGCGTGCGGGAAGCGCGTAG